In Hymenobacter gelipurpurascens, one DNA window encodes the following:
- a CDS encoding pirin family protein, which produces MLKLIPATDRHHAAPVQWLNSYFLFSFADYYDADNVHFGPLRVFNDDTIQGNSGFPQHPHSEMEIVTLVLEGELEHEDTMGNKATIKKGEVQRMTAGTGLAHGEKNDTDKAAHIYQLWFLPNQKGLSPSYEQKDVDFLDKKNELIPLVSGQKVLEDVVFMNSNTTIYWCNLSNDKTVTFKTFPIRNTFIYVKEGTLFVNGVDIGPNDQLRSTDEHVLEIRATRDAQFILIDLPGSEVNY; this is translated from the coding sequence ATGCTAAAGCTCATTCCTGCCACCGACCGCCACCACGCCGCCCCGGTGCAGTGGCTCAATAGCTATTTCCTGTTCAGCTTCGCCGATTACTACGACGCAGACAATGTCCATTTCGGACCGTTGCGTGTGTTTAATGACGATACCATTCAGGGCAACTCGGGCTTTCCGCAGCACCCACACTCCGAAATGGAAATCGTGACGCTGGTGCTGGAAGGCGAGTTGGAGCACGAAGACACGATGGGCAACAAAGCCACCATCAAGAAAGGCGAAGTGCAGCGCATGACCGCCGGCACTGGCCTAGCACATGGCGAAAAGAACGACACCGACAAAGCGGCTCATATTTATCAGCTTTGGTTTCTGCCGAACCAGAAAGGCCTGTCGCCAAGCTACGAACAGAAAGACGTTGACTTTCTCGACAAGAAAAACGAGCTGATTCCACTGGTTTCGGGGCAAAAGGTGCTGGAAGATGTGGTGTTTATGAACTCAAATACCACCATCTACTGGTGTAATCTGAGCAACGACAAAACAGTCACCTTCAAGACTTTCCCCATTCGGAATACCTTCATCTATGTAAAGGAAGGCACGCTCTTCGTGAACGGCGTTGATATCGGACCCAACGACCAGCTGCGTTCTACGGACGAGCACGTCTTGGAAATCAGGGCCACCAGAGACGCGCAGTTCATCCTGATAGATCTGCCAGGCAGCGAGGTCAATTACTAA